One region of Gossypium raimondii isolate GPD5lz chromosome 6, ASM2569854v1, whole genome shotgun sequence genomic DNA includes:
- the LOC105771887 gene encoding uncharacterized protein LOC105771887, with the protein MKSGDVRNFRLGNEGELRFMRRLYVPNEEDLRKEVLKETHQRPFSVHPGSVEMYQDLRSIFWWLSIKREIIISNEVFNLQRVKAEYQVPLGKLCSLEIPEWKMNLKKYVPLAELTYNNSYHDSLGMSSFKVLCGRKCRSPVCWLELSEMKLVGLKLVCKTEDKVMVIKNHLKIAQDSQKAYTNRKRKDVSYEFCDKVFLKASPWKKIIRFGLKGKLSIRFIRP; encoded by the exons atgaagtCTGGCGATGTAAGAAATTTTAGGTTGGGGAATGAGGGAGAACTACGCTTTATGAGAAGACTGTATGTTCCCAATGAAGAAGATCTGAGGAAGGAGGTCTTGAAGGAAACTCACCAAAGACCCTTTTCAGTTCACCCGGGAAGTGTAGAGATGTATCAAGATTTGAGGAGCATATTTTGGTGGCTAAGTATAAAAAGGGAGATCATAATTAGTAATGAGGTGTTTAACCTGCAGAGGGTCAAGGCTGAATATCAAGTTCCCTTAGGTAAATTGTGTTCATTGGAGATCCCAGAATGGAA GATGAACTTGAAAAAGTACGTGCCTTTAGCAGAGTTGACGTACAACAACAGTTATCACGACAGTTTGGGCATGTCATCTTTTAAGGTGCTGTGTGGGAGAAAGTGTCGATCACCAGTTTGCTGGTTGGAGCTTAGTGAGATGAAATTGGTTGGCCTAAAACTAGTCTGCAAAACAGAAGATAAAGTAATGGTCATCAAGAACCATTTAAAGATTGCTCAAGATAGCCAAAAAGCATATACAAATAGGAAAAGGAAAGATGTGTCCTATGAATTTTGCGACAAGGTGTTTCTTAAGGCTTCACCTTGGAAGAAGATTATTCGCTTTGGGTTAAAAGGGAAACTTAGCATAAGATTCATCAGGCCTTAA